A DNA window from Drosophila biarmipes strain raj3 chromosome 2R, RU_DBia_V1.1, whole genome shotgun sequence contains the following coding sequences:
- the LOC108030156 gene encoding vigilin — protein sequence MQAAAVMEETNNATTIEQQPIALINGQEQVSNEQQPSSPTSVATPTSTTSGGTGNATPAFSYDDLFPALPANTSAPSQSGASSSLARVTSSQKTQVLHVPCEERKSTESEKFGEGESKRICQQITKETGAQIEIVSGKNQSLTFLIKGKQSELLDARRKILMGFSTQASRQVTVPREHYRVILGKGGQRLRELERVTSTRINIPSQGDESEFITIAGTKEGIAQAEQEIRQLSAEQYKKSSDRITVPKIYHPFIVGPYSENLNKLQEETGAKINVPPQQVQKDEIIISGEKDAVAAAKAKVEAIYKDMEKKCSTVSVEVAKPQHRYVIGPKGSTIAEILQLTGVSVEMPPNDSTLETITLRGPQVALGNALTVVYQKANSVKSVEINAPHWIHKYVIGRKGANMKQLEEDCPNVNVNCLEDKIKLEGDPENVDRAVSYLTEIISNYEENFTFEVMTVNPSYYKHIIGKAGANVNRLKDELKVNINIEEREGQNNIRIEGPKEGVRQAQLELQEKIDKLENEKSKDVIIDRRLHRSIIGAKGEKIREVKDRYRQVTITIPTPQENTDIVKLRGPKEDVDKCHKDLLKLVKEIQESSHIIEVPIFKQFHKFVIGKGGANIKKIRDETQTKIDLPAEGDTNEVIVITGKKENVLEAKERIQKIQNELSDIVTEEVQIPPKYYNSIIGTGGKLISSIMEECGGVSIKFPNSDSKSDKVTIRGPKDDVEKAKGQLLELANERQLASFTAEVRAKQQHHKFLIGKNGASIRKIRDATGARIIFPSNEDTDKEVITIIGKEDSVKKAREQLEAIIKECDEVTEGEVSVDPKHHKHFVAKRGFILHRISEECGGVMISFPRAGTNSDKVTIKGAKDCIEAARQRIEEIVADLEAQTTIEVVIPQRQHRTIMGARGFKVQQVTSEFDVQIKFPDRDATEPVEGLTNGGSGENGGEEGQDGEQETESVEPVRQCDVIRITGRIEKCEAAKQALLDLIPIEEELTVPFDLHRTIIGPRGANVRQFMSKHDVHVELPPSELKSDVIKVSGTPARVAEAREALEKMIEEYEADRADRELRSFVLQVDVDTEYHSKLIGRHGAVINKLRADHDVNISLPKRDDPNQRIISITGYQAKTEAARDAILEIVGDLQTLHREVIEIDTRIHSHIIGHRGRTIRKVIEDYKVDIKFPSSDEAQSNPNAVTIIGKEEDVENAKEVLLGMAEDYERDYLENLPPSPQPQTVGAFLSGSGSGSGAGGASENGFVIKDAPWEKQKQAKNLTAPNTQSQEDFPHFAAGGAPVATTPITSVWGPKN from the exons atgcaagcagcagcagtgaTGGAGGAAACTAACAACG CAACTACCATCGAGCAGCAGCCCATCGCCCTCATCAATGGCCAAGAGCAGGTGTCCAACGAGCAGCAACCATCCTCGCCCACTTcggtggccacgcccaccagcaccaccagcggCGGCACTGGCAATGCCACACCCGCCTTCAGCTACGACGACCTGTTCCCGGCTCTGCCGGCCAACACCTCGGCGCCGTCGCAGTCCGGAGCTTCTAGCTCTTTGGCCCGTGTGACGAGCTCCCAGAAGACGCAG GTTTTGCATGTCCCCTGCGAGGAGCGTAAGTCCACGGAGTCGGAGAAGTTCGGAGAGGGCGAATCGAAGAGGATTTGCCAGCAGATCACCAAGGAGACGGGAGCCCAGATCGAGATTGTGAGCGGCAAGAACCAGTCGCTGACCTTCCTGATCAAGGGCAAGCAGAGCGAGCTGCTCGATGCTCGCCGTAAAATCCTGATGGGTTTCTCGACGCAGGCCAGTCGGCAGGTGACCGTTCCCCGGGAGCACTACCGCGTCATCCTCGGCAAGGGTGGCCAGCGGCTGCGTGAGCTCGAGCGCGTCACTTCCACGCGCATCAACATCCCCAGCCAGGGCGACGAGAGCGAGTTCATCACCATTGCCGGTACCAAGGAGGGTATCGCTCAGGCCGAGCAGGAGATCCGCCAGCTGTCCGCCGAGCAGTACAAGAAGTCGTCGGACCGCATCACGGTGCCCAAGATCTACCATCCCTTCATCGTGGGCCCCTACAGCGAGAACCTTAACAAGCTGCAGGAGGAGACTGGCGCCAAGATCAACGTGCCACCGCAGCAGGTGCAGAAGGATGAGATCATCATCTCGGGCGAGAAGGACGCCGTTGCAGCGGCCAAGGCCAAGGTGGAAGCCATCTATAAGGATATGGAGAAGAAGTGCTCCACTGTCAGTGTGGAGGTGGCCAAGCCTCAGCACCGCTACGTCATCGGTCCCAAGGGCTCCACCATCGCCGAGATCCTGCAGTTGACCGGTGTATCCGTGGAGATGCCGCCCAACGACTCTACCTTGGAGACAATTACGCTGCGTGGTCCCCAGGTGGCTTTGGGAAATGCCTTGACTGTTGTCTACCAGAAGGCCAACTCTGTCAAGTCTGTGGAGATCAATGCCCCGCACTGGATCCACAAGTACGTGATCGGTCGCAAGGGTGCCAACATgaagcagctggaggaggacTGCCCCAATGTGAACGTGAACTGCCTGGAGGACAAGATCAAGTTGGAGGGCGATCCCGAGAACGTGGACAGGGCTGTCTCCTACCTGACCGAAATCATCAGCAACTACGAGGAGAACTTCACGTTCGAGGTGATGACTGTTAATCCCTCATACTACAAGCATATCATCGGCAAGGCTGGCGCCAATGTCAACCGCCTGAAGGATGAGCTGAAGGTTAACATCAACATCGAGGAGCGCGAGGGCCAAAACAACATTCGCATTGAGGGACCCAAGGAAGGTGTGCGGCAGGCGCAGCTTGAATTACAAGAAAAAATCGACAAACTGGAAAACGAAAAATCGAAGGATGTGATCATTGACCGTCGTCTGCACCGTTCCATCATCGGAGCCAAGGGCGAGAAGATTCGCGAGGTGAAGGACCGTTACCGCCAGGTGACGATTACGATACCCACGCCCCAGGAGAACACCGACATTGTGAAACTGCGCGGTCCCAAGGAGGATGTGGACAAGTGCCACAAGGATCTGCTTAAGCTGGTCAAGGAGATCCAGGAATCGTCGCACATCATCGAGGTGCCCATCTTCAAGCAGTTCCACAAGTTCGTCATCGGCAAGGGTGGCGCCAACATCAAGAAGATCCGCGATGAGACGCAGACCAAGATCGATCTGCCGGCTGAGGGTGATACCAACGAGGTGATCGTCATCACTGGCAAAAAGGAGAACGTGCTGGAGGCCAAGGAGCGCATCCAGAAGATCCAGAACGAGCTCTCCGACATTGTCACCGAGGAGGTGCAGATCCCGCCCAAGTACTACAACTCGATCATCGGCACCGGCGGCAAGCTCATCTCCTCTATTATGGAGGAGTGCGGTGGTGTGTCTATCAAGTTCCCCAACAGCGACTCCAAGAGCGATAAG GTTACTATTCGCGGTCCCAAGGATGATGTGGAGAAGGCCAAGGGTCAACTGTTGGAGCTGGCCAACGAGCGGCAGCTTGCTTCCTTTACCGCTGAGGTGCGCGccaagcagcagcaccacaaGTTCCTGATCGGCAAGAATGGCGCCTCTATCCGAAAGATTCGCGATGCCACTGGTGCCCGCATCATCTTCCCCTCGAACGAGGACACCGACAAGGAGGTGATCACCATCATCGGCAAGGAGGATAGCGTGAAGAAGGCCCGTGAGCAGCTAGAGGCGATCATCAAGGAGTGCGACGAAGTCACCGAGGGTGAGGTCTCTGTCGATCCCAAACACCATAAGCACTTTGTGGCCAAGCGCGGCTTCATCCTCCACCGCATTTCTGAGGAGTGCGGCGGCGTGATGATCTCCTTCCCCCGCGCCGGCACAAATTCCGATAAGGTGACGATCAAGGGCGCCAAGGACTGCATCGAAGCGGCCCGCCAGCGCATCGAGGAGATCGTCGCCGATCTGGAAGCGCAGACCACCATCGAGGTGGTGATTCCTCAGCGCCAGCACCGCACCATTATGGGAGCTCGTGGCTTCAAGGTTCAGCAGGTTACCTCCGAATTCGATGTGCAGATTAAGTTCCCCGATCGTGATGCCACCGAGCCCGTTGAGGGTCTGACCAACGGCGGTAGCGGCGAGAACGGAGGTGAGGAGGGACAGGATGGCGAGCAGGAGACGGAGTCAGTGGAGCCGGTGCGTCAGTGCGATGTTATCCGTATCACGGGCAGGATTGAGAAGTGTGAGGCCGCCAAGCAGGCTCTGCTCGATCTCATCCCCATCGAGGAGGAGCTGACGGTGCCTTTCGACCTTCACCGCACTATCATCGGACCGCGCGGTGCCAATGTGCGCCAGTTCATGTCCAAGCATGATGTGCACGTGGAGCTGCCGCCAAGCGAGCTGAAGTCGGATGTGATCAAGGTCTCCGGTACGCCCGCTCGCGTGGCCGAGGCCCGCGAGGCGCTGGAGAAGATGATTGAGGAGTACGAGGCCGATCGGGCCGATCGTGAGCTGCGCTCCTTTGTTCTCCAGGTGGATGTGGATACGGAGTACCACTCGAAGCTCATTGGTCGCCATGGCGCTGTGATTAACAAGCTGCGTGCCGACCACGACGTCAACATTTCGCTGCCCAAGCGGGATGATCCTAATCAGCGCATCATCTCTATCACCGGCTACCAGGCCAAGACGGAGGCAGCGCGCGATGCCATCCTGGAGATTGTTGGCGACCTCCAGACCCTCCATCGCGAGGTGATCGAGATCGATACACGCATCCACTCTCACATCATTGGCCATCGCGGACGCACCATTCGCAAGGTCATCGAGGACTATAAG GTGGACATCAAGTTCCCATCTTCCGACGAAGCTCAAAGCAACCCCAATGCCGTGACCATCATTGGCAAGGAGGAGGACGTCGAGAACGCCAAGGAGGTGCTGCTGGGCATGGCCGAGGACTACGAGCGTGACTACTTGGAGAACTTGCCCCCATCGCCGCAGCCTCAGACGGTGGGTGCCTTCCTTTCCGGATCGGGATCTGGATCCGGTGCTGGAGGTGCCAGCGAGAACGGCTTTGTCATCAAGGATGCGCCGTGGGAGAAGCAGAAGCAGGCCAAGAACCTGACTGCGCCCAACACTCAGTCGCAGGAGGACTTCCCGCATTTCGCTGCTGGCGGGGCTCCGGTGGCCACCACGCCCATCACTTCCGTGTGGGGTCCCAAAAACTAA
- the LOC108029900 gene encoding protein immune deficiency — protein MSKLRNLLPTIFGGKEAAQKPTDSEGRLEKDAAPVDDNEPENDNSGALALPSSSGTPTVSADLTESVLRELSDPNYNSMDMVQSANIPGTLSNAQTNNTMNVHSAQQQVVMNFSNASNLHFGSVYNINQNLSASSSRKGSTSAAEEPLASPEGKPRSMGTRKTVSIVAMMQSQEEPDVRLLDVVSTHLGEGWKQVMRNLGLSEGQIDQAIIDHQMHGNIREVIYQLLLQWVRSSENGEATVGRLTTLLWESQHRDCVQRMKLVWKALEKRKTNS, from the exons ATGTCGAAGCTCAGGAATCTGTTGCCCACAATCTTTGGCGGGAAGGAGGCGGCGCAGAAGCCAACGGACTCTGAGGGCCGCCTCGAAAAGGACGCAGCGCCCGTGGACGACAACGAGCCAGAGAACGACAACAGCGGAGCTCTGGCGCTGCCCTCCTCCTCTGGCACGCCCACCGTCTCCGCGGATCTCACCGAGTCCGTGCTGCGCGAGCTCAGCGATCCCAACTACAACTCCATGGACATGGTGCAGTCCGCCAATATTCCGGGCACCCTGAGCAACGCCCAAACGAACAACACCATGAACGTGCACAGCGCCCAGCAACAGGTGGTCATGAACTTCTCGAATGCCAGTAACCTGCACTTCGGCTCCGTCTACAACATCAACCAGAACCTGAGCGCCAGCAGCTCACGAAAGGGAAGCACCAGTGCCGCGGAGGAGCCGCTTGCCTCACCGGAGGGCAAGCCGCGGAGCATGGGGACCCGCAAGACGGTCAGCATTGTTGCCATGATGCAGTCGCAGGAGGAGCCGGATGTTCGTTTGCTCGACGTGGTGTCCACACATCTGGGCGAGGGTTGGAAGCAGGTGATGCGGAACCTGGGCCTGTCGGAGGGTCAGATAGACCAGGCCATAATCGATCACCAAATGCACGGCAACATCAGAGAG GTGATTtaccagctgctgctgcagtgggTTCGGAGCTCGGAGAACGGTGAGGCCACCGTCGGACGTCTCACCACGCTGCTGTGGGAGTCCCAGCATCGGGACTGTGTGCAGCGCATGAAACTGGTTTGGAAGGCACTGGAGAAGCGCAAGACGAACAGCTAG
- the LOC108030437 gene encoding glutathione S-transferase 1, whose protein sequence is MGKLVLYGVEPSPPVRACKLTLDALGLQYEYKLVNLLAGEHKSKEYTLKNPQHTVPLLEDDGKCIWESHAICAYLVRRYAKDDALYPKDYFKRALVDQRLHFESGVLFQGCIRNIAAPLFYKNETEVPRSKIDAIYEAYDFLELFVGNQQYLCGAGITIADYSMVSSVTSLVGLAPVDEKRYPKLSGWLNRMAAQPNYQSLNGNGAQMLIDMLSSKITKIV, encoded by the coding sequence ATGGGAAAACTAGTACTTTACGGAGTGGAGCCAAGTCCGCCGGTGCGGGCCTGCAAACTGACCCTGGACGCCCTGGGCCTCCAGTACGAGTATAAGCTGGTGAACCTGCTGGCCGGGGAGCACAAGAGCAAGGAGTACACCCTGAAAAACCCGCAACACACTGTGCCCCTGCTGGAAGACGACGGCAAGTGCATCTGGGAGAGCCACGCCATTTGCGCTTACCTAGTGAGGCGCTATGCCAAGGACGATGCCCTGTATCCCAAGGATTACTTCAAGCGTGCTCTTGTGGATCAGCGGCTGCACTTCGAGTCGGGCGTATTGTTCCAGGGCTGCATTCGGAACATCGCCGCTCCGCTGTTCTATAAAAACGAGACAGAGGTCCCGCGCTCCAAGATCGATGCCATCTACGAGGCCTATGACTTTCTGGAGCTGTTCGTCGGGAATCAGCAATACTTGTGCGGGGCGGGCATAACCATCGCCGACTACAGTATGGTCTCGTCGGTTACCAGTCTAGTCGGCTTGGCCCCCGTCGATGAGAAGCGCTACCCCAAGCTGAGTGGCTGGCTCAACAGGATGGCCGCCCAACCTAATTATCAGTCGCTCAACGGAAACGGCGCACAGATGTTGATCGACATGCTTAGCTCGAAGATCACGAAAATTGTGTAA
- the LOC108030235 gene encoding glutathione S-transferase 1-like: MGKLTLYGIDGSPPVRSVLLTLRALGVEFEYKVVNLLEKEHLKPEFLKINPLHTVPVLDDDGFVLIDSHAINSYLVGKYGKDDSLYPKDLKKRAIVDQRLHYDSSVVTSTGKSILFPLLWENKTEIPQARIDALEAVYKNLNLFLESGDYLAGDNLTIADFHITAALTAFLVFLPLDATKYPKLAAWDQRIKELPYYEEANGSRATQVVELIKSKNFTIA, encoded by the coding sequence ATGGGAAAACTTACGCTTTACGGAATCGATGGAAGTCCCCCAGTCCGCTCGGTGCTCCTCACCCTCAGGGCCTTGGGCGTGGAGTTCGAGTACAAGGTCGTCAACCTGCTGGAGAAGGAGCACCTGAAGCCGGAGTTCCTCAAGATAAACCCATTGCACACTGTGCCGGTCCTGGACGATGATGGCTTCGTCCTGATCGACAGCCACGCCATCAACTCCTACCTGGTGGGCAAGTATGGCAAAGACGACTCCCTGTATCCCAAGGATCTGAAGAAGCGAGCCATTGTGGATCAGCGTCTGCACTACGACTCCAGTGTGGTCACGTCCACTGGAAAATCCATTTTATTCCCGCTCCTTTGGGAGAACAAGACGGAGATCCCACAGGCCAGAATCGATGCCCTCGAAGCTGTGTACAAGAACCTGAATCTGTTCCTGGAAAGCGGCGACTACCTGGCCGGAGACAACCTGACCATTGCCGATTTCCACATCACCGCCGCCCTCACCGCATTTCTGGTCTTCCTGCCATTGGATGCCACCAAGTATCCCAAACTGGCCGCCTGGGACCAGCGCATCAAGGAGCTGCCCTActacgaggaggccaatggttCCCGGGCCACCCAAGTCGTCGAGCTCATCAAGAGCAAGAACTTTACAATTGCCTAA
- the LOC108030233 gene encoding glutathione S-transferase 1, producing the protein MSKLTLYGTEASPPVRAAKLTLAALDVPYEYVKVNTLAKETLSPEFLQKNPQHTVPTLEDDGHCIWDSHAISAYLVSKYGQSDSLYPRDLLQRAVVDQRLHFESGVVFAGGLRSITKPLFASGQTTIPKERHDAVLEIYDFVETFLTGHDYIAGNQLTIADFSLVTSITALAVFVDIDPVKYPKVTAWIKRLETLPYFEEANGKGARELVALLRNFHFTIAS; encoded by the coding sequence ATGTCCAAGTTGACTCTTTATGGCACTGAGGCCAGTCCCCCAGTTCGGGCAGCCAAGTTGACCTTGGCCGCCCTTGACGTCCCCTACGAATACGTGAAAGTAAACACCCTGGCCAAGGAGACCCTTTCCCCGGAGTTCCTCCAGAAGAATCCCCAGCACACGGTGCCCACGCTGGAGGACGATGGCCACTGCATCTGGGACTCGCATGCCATTAGTGCCTATCTGGTGTCCAAGTATGGCCAGAGCGACAGCCTCTACCCGAGAGATCTGCTCCAGCGGGCTGTGGTGGATCAGCGCCTGCACTTCGAGTCGGGTGTGGTTTTTGCCGGCGGGCTGAGAAGCATCACCAAGCCGCTTTTCGCCTCTGGCCAGACGACGATTCCTAAGGAGCGCCACGATGCCGTCTTAGAGATCTACGACTTTGTGGAGACTTTCCTTACCGGGCACGACTACATCGCCGGCAATCAGCTGACGATTGCGGACTTTAGCCTCGTCACATCGATCACCGCGCTGGCAGTATTTGTGGACATCGATCCAGTAAAATATCCGAAAGTCACTGCCTGGATCAAGCGGCTAGAAACACTACCTTACttcgaggaggccaatggcaAGGGAGCCCGCGAGTTGGTGGCCCTCCTTAGGAATTTCCACTTTACCATCGcatcttaa
- the LOC108030234 gene encoding glutathione S-transferase 1-like, whose product MGKLILYGLEASPPVRAAKLTLAALEVPYEFVEVNTLAKENLSEAFLKKNPQHTVPTLEDDGHFLWDSHAIIAYLVSKYGKTDSLYPKDLLQRAVVDQRLHFESGVIFANGLRTVTKPLFTGQTTIPKERYDAIIEIYDFLETFLGDNDYIAGGQLTIADFSIVSTVTSLEAIVELDAAKYPKVSAWIKRLQKLPYYEEANGNGARTFGDIIKKTNFKFST is encoded by the coding sequence ATGGGCAAGTTGATTTTGTACGGTTTGGAGGCGAGTCCGCCAGTTCGTGCCGCCAAGTTGACTCTGGCCGCCCTGGAGGTGCCCTACGAATTCGTGGAAGTCAACACCCTGGCCAAGGAGAACCTCTCGGAGGCGTTCCTGAAGAAGAATCCCCAGCACACGGTGCCCACGCTGGAGGACGATGGCCACTTCCTCTGGGACTCGCATGCCATCATTGCCTACCTGGTGTCGAAGTACGGAAAGACCGACAGTCTCTACCCGAAGGATCTGCTCCAGCGGGCAGTGGTGGATCAGCGATTGCACTTCGAGTCCGGCGTGATCTTCGCCAACGGTCTGAGGACCGTCACCAAGCCACTCTTCACTGGCCAGACCACGATCCCCAAGGAGCGGTACGATGCGATTATCGAGATCTACGACTTCCTGGAGACCTTCCTCGGTGACAATGACTACATTGCTGGTGGCCAGCTGACCATTGCCGACTTTAGCATCGTCTCGACTGTGACCTCGCTGGAGGCCATCGTGGAGCTGGACGCGGCCAAATACCCCAAGGTCTCCGCCTGGATCAAGCGACTCCAAAAGCTTCCCTACTACGAGGAGGCCAACGGCAATGGAGCTCGCACATTCGGAGACATCATCAAGAAGACTAACTTTAAGTTCTCAACTTAG
- the LOC108030232 gene encoding glutathione S-transferase 1 translates to MVKLTLYGLDPSPPVRAVKLTLAALNLPYEYVNVNIVAREQLSSAYLEKNPQHTVPTLEDDGHFIWDSHAIIAYLVSKYADTDALYPKDLLQRAVVDQRLHFESGVVFANGIRSISKPVIFFGQTTVPRERYDAIIEIYDFVETFLRGQDYIAGNQLTIADFSLVSSVSSLEAFVDLDPGKYTNISAWVKRLEQLPYYEEANGKGARQLVAIVKKTNFTFES, encoded by the coding sequence ATGGTTAAATTGACTTTGTATGGCCTGGACCCCAGCCCTCCAGTTCGCGCTGTAAAGCTCACCTTGGCCGCCCTCAACCTGCCCTACGAATATGTAAACGTCAACATCGTGGCTCGGGAGCAACTTTCCTCGGCCTACCTGGAGAAGAACCCGCAGCACACGGTGCCCACGTTGGAGGACGACGGCCACTTCATCTGGGACTCGCACGCCATCATCGCCTACCTGGTGTCGAAGTACGCTGACACCGATGCCCTTTACCCGAAGGATCTCCTCCAGCGCGCCGTTGTGGACCAGCGACTGCACTTTGAGTCGGGCGTGGTCTTTGCCAATGGCATCAGGAGCATTTCCAAGCCGGTGATCTTCTTCGGACAGACCACGGTGCCGAGGGAGCGGTACGATGCCATCATCGAGATCTACGACTTCGTGGAGACCTTCCTCAGGGGTCAGGATTACATCGCTGGGAATCAACTGACCATCGCCGACTTCAGTCTCGTCTCATCGGTTTCTTCTCTTGAGGCCTTTGTGGACTTGGACCCCGGCAAGTACACCAATATCAGTGCCTGGGTCAAGCGACTGGAACAGCTTCCCTACTACGAGGAGGCCAACGGCAAGGGCGCCCGCCAGTTGGTGGCCATTGTCAAGAAGACGAACTTCACATTCGAGTCCTAG
- the LOC108029913 gene encoding glutathione S-transferase 1, translated as MGKISLYGLDASPPTRACLLTLKALDLPFEYVFVNLFEKENFSEDYSKKNPQHTVPLLQDDDACIWESHAIMAYLVDKYGATDELYPKDLLQRAKVDQLMHFETGVVFEAALRRLTRPVLFNGESTLPRDQVDHINQIYDFVETFLDDHDYLAGDQLTIADFSLVSTITSIGVFLELDLAKYPRIAAWLERLKELPYYEEANGSGAAQYVDLLRSKNFSIVP; from the coding sequence ATGGGTAAGATCTCGCTGTACGGCCTGGACGCCAGTCCGCCCACTCGGGCTTGTCTGCTCACCCTGAAGGCCCTGGACCTGCCCTTCGAGTATGTGTTTGTCAATCTGTTCGAGAAGGAGAACTTCAGCGAGGATTACTCGAAGAAGAACCCGCAGCACACGGTGCCGCTCCTGCAGGACGACGATGCCTGCATCTGGGAGTCGCATGCCATCATGGCCTATCTGGTGGACAAGTATGGGGCCACCGATGAGCTGTATCCCAAGGATCTGCTCCAGCGGGCCAAGGTGGACCAGCTGATGCATTTCGAGACGGGCGTTGTCTTCGAGGCCGCGCTGCGGCGACTCACCCGGCCGGTGCTCTTCAATGGCGAGTCCACGCTGCCCCGGGACCAGGTCGACCACATCAACCAGATCTACGACTTTGTGGAGACCTTCCTCGATGATCACGACTACTTGGCCGGCGACCAACTGACCATAGCCGACTTCAGCCTCGTCTCGACCATCACCTCGATTGGGGTTTTCCTGGAGCTGGACCTGGCCAAGTATCCCAGGATTGCAGCCTGGCTGGAGAGGCTCAAGGAGCTGCCCTActacgaggaggccaatggcaGCGGAGCCGCCCAGTATGTGGACCTCTTGAGGTCCAAGAACTTCTCCATTGTACCCTAG
- the LOC108029908 gene encoding glutathione S-transferase 1-like, with protein MSGIVLYGLDISPPVRSCQLTLRALDLEYEFKEVDLLAGEHRKEEFLKKNPQHTIPLLDDNGVLVWDSHAIVCYLVGKYAKTDELYPKDLVKRAQVDQRLYFDASALFMALRNICAPYFYNNVTEISREKADNVRDAYGHLETFLGDNPYVTGDTLTVADFCCAATASSLPAVVPLEADKYPKITAWLERLQELPYYEEANGAGTKKYVDMLKDKLSFL; from the coding sequence ATGTCTGGAATTGTGCTTTACGGATTGGACATTAGTCCTCCAGTGAGATCCTGCCAACTGACCCTGCGGGCCCTGGACTTGGAGTACGAGTTCAAGGAGGTGGATCTCCTGGCGGGGGAGCACCGCAAGGAGGAGTTCCTCAAGAAGAACCCCCAGCACACCATTCCGCTGCTCGATGACAATGGCGTCCTTGTGTGGGACTCACATGCCATCGTGTGCTACCTGGTGGGCAAGTATGCGAAGACGGATGAGCTCTATCCCAAGGATCTGGTGAAGCGGGCGCAGGTGGACCAGCGACTGTACTTCGATGCCAGCGCTCTGTTCATGGCTCTTCGGAACATCTGTGCCCCCTACTTCTACAATAATGTCACGGAGATTTCCCGGGAGAAGGCGGATAATGTTCGTGATGCCTATGGCCATTTGGAGACCTTTCTGGGGGACAATCCCTACGTAACCGGCGACACCCTCACCGTAGCGGACTTCTGCTGTGCTGCCACGGCCTCTTCCTTGCCAGCTGTTGTCCCGCTGGAGGCCGACAAGTATCCGAAGATCACCGCATGGCTGGAACGCCTCCAGGAGTTACCCTActacgaggaggccaatggggCTGGGACCAAGAAGTACGTGGACATGCTAAAGGACAAGCTGAGTTTTCTGTGA